Proteins encoded within one genomic window of Pongo pygmaeus isolate AG05252 chromosome 18, NHGRI_mPonPyg2-v2.0_pri, whole genome shotgun sequence:
- the PRRT2 gene encoding proline-rich transmembrane protein 2 isoform X1, which translates to MAASSSEISEMKGVEESPEVPGEGPGHSEAETGPPQVLAGVPDQPEALQPGPDTTAALVDSGPKAELAPETTETPAGASETAQATDLSLSPGGESKANCSPEDPCQETVSKPEVSKETTADQGSRLESAAPPEPAPEPAPQPDPQPDSQPTPKPALQPELPTQEDPTPEILSESVGEKQENGAVVPLQAGDGEEGPAPEPHSPPSKKSPPANGAPPRVLQQLVEEDRMGRAHSGHPGSPRGSLSRHPSSQLAGPGVEGGEGTQKPRDYIILAILSCFCPMWPVNIVAFAYAVMSRNSLQQGDVDGAQRLGRVAKLLSIVALVGGVLIIIASCVINLGGEWGLGTGRGGMEGLARAALLTPAPALSCLSSLPLLCLSLSPPPPCLSFPLLSHSV; encoded by the exons ATGGCAGCCAGCAGCTCTGAGATCTCTGAGATGAAGGGGGTTGAGGAGAGTCCCGAGGTTCCAGGCGAAGGGCCTGGCCATTCTGAAGCTGAAACTGGCCCTCCCCAGGTCCTAGCAGGGGTACCAGACCAGCCAGAGGCCCTGCAGCCAGGCCCAGACACCACTGCGGCCCTTGTGGACTCAGGGCCCAAGGCTGAGCTGGCTCCAGAAACCACAGAGACCCCAGCTGGGGCCTCAGAAACAGCCCAGGCCACAGACCtcagcttaagcccaggaggggAATCAAAGGCCAACTGCAGCCCCGAAGACCCATGCCAAGAAACAGTGTCCAAACCAGAAGTGAGCAAAGAGACCACTGCAGACCAGgggtccaggctggagtctgcAGCCCCACCTGAACCAGCCCCAGAGCCTGCTCCCCAGCCAGACCCCCAGCCAGATTCCCAGCCTACCCCCAAGCCAGCCCTTCAACCAGAGCTCCCTACTCAGGAGGACCCCACCCCTGAGATTCTGTCTGAGAGTGTAggggaaaagcaagagaatgGGGCAGTGGTGCCCCTGCAGGCTGGCGATGGGGAAGAGGGCCCAGCCCCTGAGCCTCACTCGCCACCCTCAAAAAAATCCCCCCCAGCCAATGGGGCTCCCCCCCGAGTGCTGCAGCAGCTGGTTGAGGAGGATCGAATGGGAAGGGCGCACAGTGGGCATCCAGGATCTCCCCGAGGTAGCCTGAGCCGCCACCCCAGCTCCCAGCTGGCAGGTCCTGGGGTGGAGGGGGGTGAAGGCACCCAGAAACCTCGGGACTACATCATCCTTGCCATCCTGTCCTGCTTCTGCCCCATGTGGCCTGTCAACATCGTGGCCTTCGCTTATGCTGTCATG TCTCGGAACAGCCTGCAGCAGGGGGACGTGGACGGGGCCCAGCGTCTGGGCCGTGTAGCCAAGCTCTTAAGCATCGTGGCGCTGGTGGGGGGAGTCCTCATCATCATCGCCTCCTGCGTCATCAACTTAGGCGGTGAGTGGGGGCTTGGGACAGGCAGGGGAGGAATGGAAGGGTTGGCAAGGGCAGCTTTACTAACCCCTGCCCCTGCTCTCTCCTGTCTGTCCTCCTTACCTCTCCTTTGTCTCTCCTTGTCTCCCCCTCCCCCCTGTctgtccttccctctcctctcccacaGTGTATAA
- the PAGR1 gene encoding PAXIP1-associated glutamate-rich protein 1 — protein sequence MSLARGHGDTAASTAAPLSEEGEVTSGLQALAVEDTGGPSASAGKAEDEGEGGREETEREGSGGEEAQGEVPSAGGEEPAEEDSEDWCVPCSDEEVELPADGQPWMPPPSEIQRLYELLAAHGTLELQAEILPRRPPTPEAQSEEERSDEEPEAKEEEEEKPHMPTEFDFDDEPVTPKDSLIDRRRTPGSSARSQKREARLDKVLSDMKRHKKLEEQILRTGRDLFSLDSEDPSPASPPLRSSGSSLFPRQRKY from the exons ATGTCCCTTGCTCGGGGCCATGGAGACACTGCGGCCAGCACGGCGGCGCCTCTGTCTGAAGAAGGGGAAGTGACCTCCGGCCTCCAGGCTCTGGCCGTGGAGGATACCGGAGGCCCCTCTGCCTCGGCCGGTAAGGCCGAGGACGAGGGAGAAGGAGGCCGAGAGGAGACCGAGCGTGAGGGGTCCGGGGGCGAGGAGGCGCAGGGAGAAGTCCCCAGCGCCGGGGGAGAAGAGCCTGCCGAGGAGGACTCCGAGGACTGGTGCGTGCCCTGCAGCGATGAGGAGGTGGAGCTGCCCGCGGATGGGCAGCCCTGGATGCCCCCGCCCTCCGAAATCCAGCGGCTCTATGAACTGCTGGCTGCCCACGGTACCCTGGAGCTGCAAGCCGAGATCCTGCCCCGCCGGCCTCCCACGCCGGAGGCCCAGAGCGAAGAGGAGAGATCCGATGAGGAGCCTGAGgccaaagaagaggaagaggaaaa ACCACACATGCCCACGGAATTTGATTTTGATGATGAGCCAGTGACACCAAAGGACTCCCTGATTGACCGGAGACGCACCCCAG GAAGCTCAGCACGGAGCCAGAAACGGGAGGCCCGCCTGGACAAGGTGCTGTCGGACATGAAGAGACACAAGAAGCTGGAGGAGCAGATCCTTCGTACTGGGAGGGACCTCTTCAGCCTGGACTCGGAGGACCCCAGCCCCGCCAGCCCCCCACTCCGATCCTCCGGGAGTAGTCTCTTCCCTCGGCAGCGGAAATACTGA
- the PRRT2 gene encoding proline-rich transmembrane protein 2 isoform X2 → MAASSSEISEMKGVEESPEVPGEGPGHSEAETGPPQVLAGVPDQPEALQPGPDTTAALVDSGPKAELAPETTETPAGASETAQATDLSLSPGGESKANCSPEDPCQETVSKPEVSKETTADQGSRLESAAPPEPAPEPAPQPDPQPDSQPTPKPALQPELPTQEDPTPEILSESVGEKQENGAVVPLQAGDGEEGPAPEPHSPPSKKSPPANGAPPRVLQQLVEEDRMGRAHSGHPGSPRGSLSRHPSSQLAGPGVEGGEGTQKPRDYIILAILSCFCPMWPVNIVAFAYAVMSRNSLQQGDVDGAQRLGRVAKLLSIVALVGGVLIIIASCVINLGVYK, encoded by the exons ATGGCAGCCAGCAGCTCTGAGATCTCTGAGATGAAGGGGGTTGAGGAGAGTCCCGAGGTTCCAGGCGAAGGGCCTGGCCATTCTGAAGCTGAAACTGGCCCTCCCCAGGTCCTAGCAGGGGTACCAGACCAGCCAGAGGCCCTGCAGCCAGGCCCAGACACCACTGCGGCCCTTGTGGACTCAGGGCCCAAGGCTGAGCTGGCTCCAGAAACCACAGAGACCCCAGCTGGGGCCTCAGAAACAGCCCAGGCCACAGACCtcagcttaagcccaggaggggAATCAAAGGCCAACTGCAGCCCCGAAGACCCATGCCAAGAAACAGTGTCCAAACCAGAAGTGAGCAAAGAGACCACTGCAGACCAGgggtccaggctggagtctgcAGCCCCACCTGAACCAGCCCCAGAGCCTGCTCCCCAGCCAGACCCCCAGCCAGATTCCCAGCCTACCCCCAAGCCAGCCCTTCAACCAGAGCTCCCTACTCAGGAGGACCCCACCCCTGAGATTCTGTCTGAGAGTGTAggggaaaagcaagagaatgGGGCAGTGGTGCCCCTGCAGGCTGGCGATGGGGAAGAGGGCCCAGCCCCTGAGCCTCACTCGCCACCCTCAAAAAAATCCCCCCCAGCCAATGGGGCTCCCCCCCGAGTGCTGCAGCAGCTGGTTGAGGAGGATCGAATGGGAAGGGCGCACAGTGGGCATCCAGGATCTCCCCGAGGTAGCCTGAGCCGCCACCCCAGCTCCCAGCTGGCAGGTCCTGGGGTGGAGGGGGGTGAAGGCACCCAGAAACCTCGGGACTACATCATCCTTGCCATCCTGTCCTGCTTCTGCCCCATGTGGCCTGTCAACATCGTGGCCTTCGCTTATGCTGTCATG TCTCGGAACAGCCTGCAGCAGGGGGACGTGGACGGGGCCCAGCGTCTGGGCCGTGTAGCCAAGCTCTTAAGCATCGTGGCGCTGGTGGGGGGAGTCCTCATCATCATCGCCTCCTGCGTCATCAACTTAGGCG TGTATAAGTGA
- the MVP gene encoding major vault protein, translated as MATEEFIIRIPPYHYIHVLDQNSNVSHVEVGPKTYIRQDNERVLFAPMRMVTVPPRHYCTVANPVSRDAQGLVLFDVTGQVRLRHADLEIRLAQDPFPLYPGEVLEKDITPLQVVLPNTALHLKALLDFEDKDGDKVVAGDEWLFEGPGTYIPRKEVEVVEIIQATIIRQNQALRLRARKECWDRDGKERVTGEEWLVTTVGAYLPAVFEEVLDLVDAVILTEKTALHLRARRNFRDFRGVSRRTGEEWLVTVQDTEAHVPDVHEEVLGVVPITTLGPHNYCVILDPVGPDGKNQLGQKRVVKGEKSFFLQPGEQLEQGIQDVYVLSEQQGLLLRALQPLEDGEDEEKVSHQAGDRWLIRGPLEYVPSAKVEVVEERQAIPLDENEGIYVQDVKTGKVRAVIGSTYMLTQDEVLWEKELPPGVEELLNKGQDPLADRGEKDTAKSLQPLAPRNKTRVVSYRVPHNAAVQVYDYREKRARVVFGPELVSLGPEEQFTVLSLSAGRPKRPHARRALCLLLGPDFFTDVITIETADHARLQLQLAYNWHFQVNDRKDPQETAKLFSVPDFVGDACKAIASRVRGAVASVTFDDFHKNSARIIRAAVFGFETSEAKGPDGMALPRPRDQAVFPQNGLVVSSVDVQSVEPVDQRTRDALQRSVQLAIEITTNSQEAAAKHEAQRLEQEARGRLERQKILDQSEAEKARKELLELEALSMAVESTGTAKAEAESRAEAARIEGEGSVLQAKLKAQALAIETEAELQRVQKVRELELVYARAQLELEVSKAQQLAEVEVKKFKQMTEAIGPSTIRDLAVAGPEMQVKLLQALGLKSTLITDGSTPINLFNTAFGLLGMGPEGQPLGRRVASGPSPGEGISPQSAQAPQAPGDNHVVPVLR; from the exons ATGGCAACTGAAGAGTTCATCATCCGCATCCCCCCATACCACTATATCCATGTGCTGGACCAGAACAGCAATGTGTCCCATGTGGAGGTCGGGCCAAAGACCTACATCCGGCAGGACAATGAGAG GGTACTGTTTGCCCCTATGCGCATGGTGACCGTCCCCCCACGTCACTACTGCACAGTGGCCAACCCTGTGTCTCGGGATGCCCAGGGCTTGGTGCTGTTTGATGTCACAGGGCAAGTTCGGCTTCGCCATGCTGACCTCGAGATCCGGCTGGCCCAGGACCCCTTCCCCCTGTACCCAGGGGAGGTGCTGGAAAAG GACATCACACCCCTGCAGGTGGTTCTGCCCAACACTGCCCTCCATCTAAAGGCGCTGCTTGATTTTGAGGATAAAGATGGAGACAAGGTGGTGGCAGGAGATGAGTGGCTTTTCGAGGGACCTG GCACGTACATCCCCCGGAAGGAAGTGGAGGTCGTGGAGATCATTCAGGCCACCATCATCAGGCAGAACCAGGCTCTGCGGCTGAGGGCCCGCAAGGAGTGCTGGGACCGGGATGGCAAGGAGAGGGTGACAG GGGAAGAATGGCTGGTCACCACAGTAGGGGCGTACCTCCCAGCGGTGTTTGAGGAGGTTCTGGATTTGGTGGACGCCGTCATCCTTACGGAAAAG ACAGCCCTGCACCTCCGGGCTCGGCGGAACTTTCGGGACTTCAGGGGAGTGTCCCGCCGCACTGGGGAGGAGTGGCTGGTGACAGTGCAGGACACAGAGGCCCACGTGCCAGATGTCCATGAGGAGGTGCTGGGAGTTGTGCCCATCACCACCCTGGGCCCCCACAACTACTGCGTGATTCTCGACCCTGTCGGACCAGATGGCAAGAATCAGCTGGGGCAGAAGCGTGTGGTCAAG GGAGAGAAGTCTTTTTTCCTCCAGCCAGGAGAGCAGCTGGAACAAGGCATCCAGGATGTGTATGTGCTGTCGGAGCAGCAGGGGCTGCTGCTGAGGGCCTTGCAGCCCCTGGAGGATGGGGAGGATGAGGAGAAGGTCTCACACCAGGCTGGGGACCGCTGGCTCATCCGCGGACCCCTGGAGTATGTGCCATCTGCCaaagtggaggtggtggaggagcGCCAGGCCATCCCTCTAGACGAGAACGAGGGCATCTACGTGCAGGATGTCAAGACTGGAAAG GTGCGCGCTGTGATTGGAAGCACCTACATGCTGACCCAGGACGAAGTCCTGTGGGAGAAGGAGCTGCCTCCCGGGGTGGAGGAGCTGCTGAACAAGGGGCAGGACCCTCTGGCAGACAGGGGTGAGAAGGACACAGCTAAGAGCCTCCAGCCCTTGGCGCCCCGGAACAAGACCCGTGTGGTCAGCTACCGCGTGCCCCACAACGCCGCGGTACAGGTGTATGACTACCGAGAGAAGCGAGCCCG CGTGGTCTTCGGGCCTGAGCTGGTGTCACTGGGTCCTGAGGAGCAGTTCACAGTGTTGTCCCTCTCAGCTGGGCGGCCCAAGCGTCCCCATGCCCGCCGTGCGCTCTGCCTGCTGCTGGGGCCTGACTTCTTCACAGACGTCATCACCATTGAAACGGCGGATCATGCCAGACTGCAACTGCAGCTGGCCTACAACTG GCACTTTCAGGTGAATGACCGGAAGGACCCCCAAGAGACGGCCAAGCTCTTTTCAGTGCCAGACTTTGTAGGTGATGCCTGCAAGGCCATCGCATCCCGGGTGCGGGGGGCTGTGGCCTCTGTCACTTTCGATGACTTCCATAAGAACTCAGCCCGCATCATTCGCGCTGCTGTCTTTGGCTTTGAGACCTCGGAAGCCAAGGGCCCCGACGGCATGGCCCTGCCCAGGCCCCGGGACCAGGCTGTCTTCCCCCAAAACGGGCTGGTGGTCAGCAGTGTGGACGTGCAGTCAGTGGAGCCTGTGGATCAGAGGACCCGGGACGCCCTGCAACGCAGCGTCCAGCTGGCCATCGAGATCACCACCAACTCCCAGGAAGCGGCGGCCAA GCATGAGGCTCAGAGACTGGAGCAGGAAGCCCGCGGCCGGCTTGAGCGGCAGAAGATCCTGGACCAGTCAGAAGCTGAGAAAGCTCGCAAGGAACTCTTGGAGCTGGAGGCTCTGAG CATGGCCGTGGAGAGCACCGGGACTGCCAAGGCGGAGGCCGAGTCCCGTGCAGAGGCAGCCCGGATTGAGGGAGAAGGGTCCGTGCTGCAGGCCAAGCTAAAAGCACAGGCCTTGGCCATCGAGACG GAGGCTGAGCTCCAGAGGGTCCAGAAGGTCCGAGAGCTGGAACTGGTCTATGCCCGGGCCCAGCTGGAGCTGGAGGTGAGCAAGGCTCAGCAGCTGGCTGAAGTGGAGGTGAAGAAGTTCAAGCAGATGACAGAGGCCATAGGCCCCAGCACCATCAGGGACCTTGCTGTGGCTGGGCCTGAGATGCAG GTAAAACTGCTCCAGGCCCTGGGCCTGAAATCAACCCTCATCACCGATGGCTCCACTCCCATCAACCTCTTCAACACAGCCTTTGGGCTGCTGGGGATGGGGCCCGAGGGTCAGCCCCTGGGCAGAAGGGTGGCCAGTGGGCCCAGTCCCGGGGAGGGGATATCCCCCCAGTCTGCTCAGGCCCCTCAAGCTCCTGGAGACAACCACGTGGTACCTGTGCTGCGCTAA